The genome window TGCAGCAATCCGTCAATAACCTCCTGAAGAAACATACATAagtatatataataaaaattagcaaaattacatacaaaaataaatcactcgCTTTCGAGCTGATTGATGTCCGTAATCTGCTTCTTCTCTCCATCCAGGGCCACAAAAATCTTCCCTCTCCTCGTCCAGCAGTTCTTCACTCCCACCAAGGCCCTCACCTTCCTGAAGAGCACCAATCTCTCATAAATGAGATTCTCAAACACGAGCATCCCCGTCCCCTTGAGCAACCTCTTGGAGTTGAAGACATCATTTCTGATCCACCGATTAACAAATGCCACCACCAGAGGTCTGCTGCGATTCTCCTGAGGAGGCCCCATGCGATAACAGAAATCTATATCACCTGGGGTTATGTGGATGCCCATATTTCTCTTGACCATGTCACAGAACTCATTCTGAGCCCGATAGAGCGTGTCTCGGTTCTCCTTCATACCGTGGACCACTAGGTTGTTGAGCAACAACTCCTGCTTAAGATCTGAGAGCTTGTTGTCAGTGTTGAGTATCTCAGTTCGCACTTCAGAAATCTCCTTGAGGGCTCGGTGTTCGAAAGAGGTAATTCTTCTAACGCAGTCCTCCAAGTTGGCGGGAGGTGTGGCGGTTTCTTCATTGCCCAATAGTTCACTTTTGAGTTCTGCGAGGCCGCTCTGCAAGCTCAGCTCTAGCTGCTGGACTCTAGTTAATAGATTCTTATTTTCTTCGGAAAGGCTCTCGGCTTTAGCGCTGGAGGCGAGATGTTTCAAGTTTAGCTTAGTCATATTGTTAACACCTTAGAAAAtcgtaagtaaataaatacgtTTTCCCGGAAAACTGAAATGCTGCTTTGAGtgtataaataaaactgtGTGGGCAGATGGGTATAGAGTGCTTTTAAAAGGGCAAAAGCGCCACCTGAAGGCTTCAATCGAAAAGTGTATTGATCGCATCTTTAAGGTTTTCTATTGGTGTTGCCATGACAACGCTAGGGTGGTGAGAATGGGGGTTTTGGGCAAATATTTGGCTTTTGTTCCTTAAGGGCCTATAGAAAAAATCCCCCAGTGGCGGAACGTTATTAACTATCCAAAGAGgcaaaagtttttttggttttcgctataaattctaataattatttcctgatttttttttcattttatttttatatttttgcagaAGTAAAAGTGACCTACTTGCAGCTCAACCAAACCTTTGAAGAGGACGACAGTAGCGTCGATCAAATTTCCTGCCAATTGATCAGAAAACCGAGTTTCCGGCCGCAGTCCTTCCAGTACGACAAAATCGAAGGTACCGGCTGGTTAATGCTTTTCAGTGTGCAGGATTGTTTTATGCATAATGGTAGACCACCTCTTTTCAGACCTCCCCTTGAAGGAGAAAACTGCGAATGAGACGAGCATCACGTTGAAGTGGGTTGACGAGGATTTGGACCATTATTTGACGTATTTCGTTTTTTATCAGGTGAGTTCTGTATTGGCTCGGTTTAGCAGCATTTGTGCTCCGAATTTCAAGCTGCGGAATCCCTG of Euwallacea similis isolate ESF13 chromosome 3, ESF131.1, whole genome shotgun sequence contains these proteins:
- the LOC136419760 gene encoding uncharacterized protein, which codes for MTKLNLKHLASSAKAESLSEENKNLLTRVQQLELSLQSGLAELKSELLGNEETATPPANLEDCVRRITSFEHRALKEISEVRTEILNTDNKLSDLKQELLLNNLVVHGMKENRDTLYRAQNEFCDMVKRNMGIHITPGDIDFCYRMGPPQENRSRPLVVAFVNRWIRNDVFNSKRLLKGTGMLVFENLIYERLVLFRKVRALVGVKNCWTRRGKIFVALDGEKKQITDINQLESE